In Flavobacterium sp. WV_118_3, one DNA window encodes the following:
- the glmM gene encoding phosphoglucosamine mutase, translating into MTLIKSISGIRGTIGGKTGDNLTPVDAVKFASAYGTFLKQNSNKEKLTVVIGRDARISGPMIHNLVVNTLIGLGIDVIDLGLSTTPTVEVAVPLEKADGGIILTASHNPKQWNALKLLNEKGEFLNGADGAKILEIAEKEAFDFSDVDHLGTVTENDAYMDIHIDEVLNLALVDAEAVKKKKYKVVVDGVNSSGGIIIPKLLEQMGVEVVRLYCEPNGHFPHNPEPLKEHLGDICELVVQEKADFGIVVDPDVDRLAFISNDGEMFGEEYTLVAVADYVLSRTPGNTVSNMSSSRALRDITNKHNGTYEASAVGEVNVVELMKKNNAIIGGEGNGGIIYPEAHYGRDALVGVALFLTYLAGQEQSVAELRAGYPQYFMSKNKIELTPQIDVDAILKAMTAKYQHENISTVDGVKIDFTEDWVHLRKSNTEPIIRIYTEAPTQEQADKLALRIIDEIKEIAGI; encoded by the coding sequence ATGACACTGATAAAATCGATTTCCGGTATTCGAGGAACAATAGGAGGAAAAACGGGTGATAACCTAACACCTGTGGATGCAGTAAAATTCGCTTCCGCCTATGGAACGTTTTTAAAACAAAATAGCAATAAGGAAAAATTAACCGTTGTGATTGGTCGCGATGCCCGGATTTCCGGCCCGATGATTCACAATCTCGTTGTCAATACACTGATAGGACTTGGGATCGATGTGATCGATTTGGGATTATCGACCACGCCAACCGTTGAAGTTGCCGTTCCGTTGGAAAAAGCCGATGGTGGAATTATCCTAACGGCTTCGCATAATCCGAAACAATGGAATGCGCTAAAGTTGTTAAATGAAAAAGGAGAGTTTTTAAATGGTGCCGACGGTGCTAAAATCCTGGAAATTGCCGAAAAAGAGGCGTTCGATTTTTCGGATGTGGATCATTTGGGAACCGTGACCGAAAACGATGCGTATATGGATATCCATATCGATGAAGTGCTGAATTTAGCCTTGGTGGATGCCGAAGCCGTAAAAAAGAAAAAATACAAAGTGGTGGTCGATGGTGTGAACTCTTCGGGAGGAATCATCATTCCGAAATTACTGGAGCAAATGGGCGTGGAAGTGGTACGTTTGTATTGTGAACCGAATGGTCATTTTCCGCATAATCCGGAGCCATTAAAGGAACATTTGGGCGATATCTGCGAATTGGTGGTACAAGAAAAAGCCGATTTCGGTATTGTAGTCGATCCGGATGTGGACCGATTGGCGTTTATTTCGAACGACGGTGAAATGTTTGGTGAAGAATATACACTGGTAGCCGTGGCCGATTATGTATTGAGTCGTACGCCTGGAAATACGGTTTCGAATATGTCATCGTCAAGAGCCTTGCGCGATATTACGAATAAACACAACGGAACCTACGAAGCCAGCGCGGTGGGAGAGGTGAACGTGGTGGAACTGATGAAAAAGAATAACGCGATTATTGGTGGCGAAGGAAACGGGGGGATTATTTATCCGGAAGCACACTACGGACGTGATGCTTTGGTAGGTGTGGCACTATTCCTGACGTATCTGGCGGGACAAGAGCAATCGGTGGCCGAGTTAAGAGCCGGTTATCCGCAGTATTTTATGAGTAAAAATAAAATCGAGTTAACGCCACAAATCGATGTCGATGCGATTTTAAAAGCCATGACGGCGAAATATCAGCATGAGAATATTTCGACGGTTGATGGGGTCAAAATCGATTTCACCGAAGATTGGGTACATTTGAGAAAGTCAAATACAGAACCGATTATCCGAATTTATACCGAGGCACCTACTCAGGAACAAGCCGATAAACTGGCGTTGCGCATTATTGATGAAATCAAAGAAATCGCCGGAATCTAA
- a CDS encoding acyl carrier protein phosphodiesterase — protein sequence MNFLAHIYLSGNDDLIKIGNFMADGIRGNDYRNFNPDIQKGILLHRAIDTFTDAHPIFRKSKHRLHEPYGHYSGVIMDVFYDHFLAKNWERYSETPLETYVSAFYSSLEEHYDLLTEKTKGLMPYMIERNWLVSYASIDGIATILFQMDQRTKNRSRMQYSVQELQEYYINFEIEFALFFEELKQFATDKLAEITHDFSN from the coding sequence ATGAATTTTTTAGCCCATATTTATTTATCCGGAAATGATGATCTGATTAAAATTGGCAACTTTATGGCCGATGGTATCCGTGGTAACGATTACCGAAACTTTAACCCGGATATTCAAAAAGGGATACTCCTGCACCGGGCGATCGATACCTTTACCGATGCGCATCCGATTTTCAGAAAAAGTAAACACCGACTACATGAACCCTACGGTCATTATTCGGGTGTGATTATGGACGTATTTTATGATCATTTCCTGGCAAAAAACTGGGAACGCTATTCGGAAACTCCATTAGAAACCTATGTTTCGGCATTTTATTCGTCTTTAGAAGAGCATTATGATTTGCTAACCGAAAAAACCAAGGGATTAATGCCGTATATGATTGAACGCAACTGGCTGGTTAGCTATGCCTCTATAGACGGTATTGCGACCATACTGTTCCAAATGGATCAGCGGACAAAAAACCGTTCGCGGATGCAATATTCCGTACAGGAATTACAGGAATACTATATTAACTTTGAAATCGAATTCGCCCTTTTCTTTGAAGAACTAAAACAATTTGCAACCGATAAATTAGCGGAAATTACGCATGACTTTTCTAACTGA
- a CDS encoding acyltransferase, with product MKVLPNLTGLRFFLAVLVMIYHIPQFCRNRGVPFFDGLPVFHRGSEAVCFFFALSGYLIIRQLYIEKKNTDRVLLERFYRKRMLRIFPLYYLVLVLGLVYYQSILPHLGYDVANDYNLAEGILLAVFFLPNVFNVLCKPGGILEILWSIGIEEQFYLFVAPLFLVVPKQYLLKGLLGFTIGYFMLFFSDLIPHLKIFSLYFFYFAAAGFCSIVTYQYEDKINSKKTMVIVVLILLILYFSTGIFKDSLSEMGYHLLSMVLFSVSLSVLSLVPLSFLENRVVTFLGTISYGIYMFHAFAMHLTGFVFLRFPVIEKLPEVLQILLFSVVVAGMTIVISTLSFLYYESFFLKLKKRTK from the coding sequence ATGAAGGTATTGCCTAATCTCACTGGTTTGCGTTTCTTTTTGGCAGTATTGGTAATGATTTATCATATTCCACAATTTTGTCGGAACCGGGGGGTGCCTTTTTTTGACGGTCTTCCTGTTTTTCATAGGGGAAGCGAAGCGGTATGTTTTTTCTTTGCTTTGAGCGGTTATCTCATTATAAGACAATTGTATATCGAAAAAAAGAATACAGATAGAGTATTGCTCGAACGATTTTACCGGAAAAGAATGTTGCGGATTTTTCCGCTGTATTATTTGGTTCTGGTGTTGGGATTGGTCTATTATCAGTCGATATTACCGCATCTCGGATATGATGTCGCAAATGATTATAACCTGGCTGAGGGGATTTTACTGGCGGTTTTCTTTTTGCCAAATGTGTTCAATGTGCTCTGCAAACCGGGCGGTATCCTTGAAATTTTATGGTCAATTGGAATCGAAGAGCAGTTTTATCTGTTTGTTGCACCGTTATTTCTGGTAGTGCCTAAACAATATCTTTTAAAAGGATTACTGGGCTTTACCATCGGGTATTTTATGTTATTTTTTTCGGATCTGATCCCACACTTAAAAATATTTAGCTTGTATTTTTTCTATTTTGCAGCGGCCGGTTTTTGTTCGATAGTGACGTACCAATACGAGGATAAAATCAATAGTAAAAAGACCATGGTCATAGTGGTACTGATCCTGCTAATACTATATTTTTCAACGGGTATTTTTAAGGATTCTTTATCCGAAATGGGATATCATTTGCTTAGCATGGTTTTGTTTTCGGTTTCGTTATCCGTGTTAAGTCTGGTTCCGCTTTCTTTTTTGGAAAACCGGGTTGTTACTTTTTTAGGAACGATTTCCTATGGAATTTATATGTTTCACGCTTTTGCAATGCATCTGACAGGATTTGTTTTTCTTCGTTTTCCAGTGATAGAAAAATTGCCGGAAGTATTGCAGATCCTCTTATTTTCGGTAGTGGTTGCCGGAATGACTATCGTAATTTCGACTTTATCATTTCTATATTATGAGTCCTTTTTTCTAAAACTCAAAAAACGAACCAAATAA
- a CDS encoding GNAT family N-acetyltransferase produces the protein MSIRKATLADSTKIQDLLKQMDYPDTENFILKKLEILLSHSDAVLFVYEEANEVLAFISIHFIPQLALEGDFARISYFAVDETARSKGIGKEMEAHCVALAQERNCDRIELHSHSRRTEAHRFYDRQGYTEVPKYLVKSLKS, from the coding sequence ATGTCCATCCGTAAAGCTACTTTAGCCGACAGCACCAAAATACAGGATTTACTAAAACAAATGGATTATCCCGATACCGAAAATTTTATCCTGAAAAAATTAGAAATCCTACTGTCGCATTCCGATGCGGTTTTATTCGTTTATGAAGAAGCCAACGAAGTACTTGCTTTTATTTCGATTCATTTTATCCCACAATTAGCCCTTGAAGGCGATTTTGCACGGATCAGTTATTTTGCCGTAGATGAAACCGCCCGTAGTAAAGGTATCGGTAAAGAAATGGAAGCCCATTGTGTAGCATTGGCACAGGAACGAAACTGCGATCGGATCGAATTGCACTCCCATTCCAGAAGAACCGAAGCACATCGGTTTTATGACCGGCAAGGGTATACCGAAGTCCCCAAATATTTAGTAAAATCGCTTAAATCATAA
- a CDS encoding SDR family oxidoreductase — MTQKIVLVTGGSRGLGKNMVLQLAQKGLDVVLTYNSKKEEALEVVTEIEQYGRKAAAVQLNVSDIASFDAFWITVQQTLKTHFQADHFDYLVNNAGIGIHASFEATTEEQFDTLMGIQFKGPFFLTQKALPLMANGGGIVNISTGLARFSFPGYAAYASMKGAIETLTKYQAKELGSRGIRVNVVAPGAIETDFGGGVVRDNAEMNKNIAAATALGRVGLPDDIGGVVAFLCTDDARWINAQRIEVSGGMML, encoded by the coding sequence ATGACTCAAAAAATAGTACTCGTAACCGGTGGAAGCCGCGGACTTGGCAAAAATATGGTACTGCAACTGGCTCAAAAAGGACTGGATGTTGTACTAACCTATAACAGTAAAAAAGAAGAAGCTCTTGAGGTTGTAACAGAAATCGAACAATATGGTCGGAAAGCCGCTGCCGTTCAGCTAAATGTATCTGATATCGCATCGTTTGACGCTTTTTGGATAACCGTTCAGCAGACTTTAAAAACCCATTTTCAAGCGGATCATTTTGATTATCTGGTCAATAATGCCGGAATCGGAATTCACGCTTCTTTTGAAGCCACTACCGAAGAACAGTTTGATACCCTAATGGGAATTCAGTTTAAAGGGCCGTTTTTCCTTACTCAAAAAGCCTTACCACTTATGGCTAACGGCGGTGGTATTGTAAATATTTCGACCGGGCTGGCCCGTTTTTCATTTCCGGGTTATGCCGCTTATGCTTCGATGAAAGGCGCTATCGAAACCCTGACCAAATACCAGGCAAAAGAATTAGGCTCCCGAGGAATCCGCGTGAATGTGGTGGCTCCGGGTGCTATCGAAACCGATTTTGGTGGTGGCGTAGTTCGCGATAATGCTGAAATGAACAAAAACATCGCAGCCGCAACTGCATTAGGACGCGTTGGATTACCGGATGATATCGGTGGTGTAGTTGCTTTCCTTTGTACCGATGACGCACGTTGGATTAACGCACAACGCATTGAAGTTTCCGGAGGAATGATGTTGTAA
- the uvrA gene encoding excinuclease ABC subunit UvrA, with product MLNTEETIEVLGARAHNLKNIDVVIPREKLVVITGLSGSGKSSLAFDTIYAEGQRRYIETFSAYARQFLGGLERPDVDKIDGLSPVIAIEQKTTSKSPRSTVGTITEIYDFLRLFYARAGEAYSYNSGEKMVSYSDEQIKELIFENFNGKRINILAPVIRSRKGHYRELFEQISKQGFVKVRVDGEIRDLEFGMKVDRYKTHDIEIVIDRMLIENTEDNDKRLTESIKTAMYHGEDIMMVIEQESQEVRFFSRNLMCPSTGISYPNPEPNNFSFNSPKGACEHCNGLGLVSEVNLNKIIPNPKLSIKNGGFAPLGEQKNSWIFKQLEIIGEKFGFKLTDPIEKISPEAIDMILNGGNEKFSVVSKVMGITKEYKIDFEGISNFIKNQHDESDSATIKRWAKEFMDEVDCPVCEGTRLRKEALYFKINEKNIGELSAMDIDELSLWFQELEPHLSEKQKAIATEIVKEIRARLSFLVDVGLNYLSLNRSSKSLSGGEAQRIRLATQIGSQLVGVLYILDEPSIGLHQRDNERLIRSLEQLRDIGNSVIVVEHDKDMIERADYVIDIGPKAGRFGGEIISKGTPQELLSEKTLTASYLNGTMEIAIPEVRREGNGKVLKLSGATGNNLKNVSVEFPLGKLICVTGVSGSGKSTLINETLYPILNAHFFNAVKKPQPYKKIEGLEHIDKVIDIDQSPIGRTPRSNPATYTDVFSEIRTLFTQTPEAMIRGYKPGRFSFNVSGGRCETCEGSGVRTIEMSFLPDVYVECETCQGKRFNRETLEIRYKGKSISDILEMTVDEAVPFFENIPKIYRKIKTIQDVGLGYITLGQQSTTLSGGEAQRIKLATELSKKDTGNTFYILDEPTTGLHFEDIRVLMEVINKLVDKGNTVVIIEHNLDVIKLADYIIDIGYEGGKGGGQLVTKGTPEEVIKNQKSYTAKFLKKELHL from the coding sequence ATGCTAAACACAGAAGAAACTATTGAAGTATTAGGCGCAAGAGCGCATAATTTAAAGAATATTGACGTTGTGATTCCGCGGGAGAAACTGGTTGTGATTACCGGTTTATCCGGTTCCGGAAAATCATCGCTGGCTTTCGATACCATTTATGCCGAAGGACAGCGCCGTTACATTGAAACTTTTTCTGCGTATGCCCGCCAATTTCTGGGTGGATTGGAACGTCCGGATGTGGATAAAATTGACGGTCTTTCGCCGGTTATTGCCATTGAGCAGAAAACGACCAGCAAAAGTCCGCGTTCTACCGTAGGAACCATAACTGAGATTTACGATTTTCTTCGTTTGTTTTATGCCCGTGCCGGTGAAGCCTACAGTTACAACTCCGGTGAAAAAATGGTGAGCTACAGTGATGAGCAAATTAAAGAACTGATTTTTGAAAACTTCAACGGAAAGCGGATCAATATTCTGGCACCGGTTATCCGATCCCGAAAAGGACACTACCGCGAATTGTTTGAACAAATTTCCAAACAGGGCTTTGTTAAAGTACGCGTAGACGGAGAAATCCGCGATCTGGAATTCGGTATGAAAGTCGACCGTTATAAAACCCACGATATCGAAATTGTAATCGACCGTATGCTGATCGAAAATACGGAAGATAACGACAAAAGACTGACCGAAAGTATTAAAACCGCCATGTATCACGGAGAGGATATCATGATGGTAATCGAACAGGAAAGCCAGGAAGTTCGCTTTTTTAGCCGAAACCTGATGTGTCCGTCGACCGGTATTTCGTATCCGAATCCGGAACCAAACAACTTTTCGTTTAACTCGCCAAAAGGTGCTTGCGAACATTGTAACGGATTGGGTTTAGTAAGTGAAGTGAACCTGAATAAAATTATTCCCAACCCAAAACTTTCGATTAAAAACGGTGGTTTTGCACCATTAGGCGAACAAAAAAATTCCTGGATATTTAAACAATTGGAAATCATCGGGGAAAAATTTGGTTTTAAATTAACCGATCCAATTGAAAAAATAAGCCCGGAAGCGATCGATATGATCCTTAACGGTGGGAATGAAAAATTCTCCGTGGTTTCGAAAGTTATGGGAATCACCAAAGAATATAAAATCGATTTTGAAGGGATTTCCAATTTTATCAAAAACCAGCACGACGAAAGTGATTCGGCGACTATCAAACGATGGGCAAAAGAATTTATGGACGAAGTGGATTGTCCGGTTTGCGAAGGAACCCGCTTGCGAAAAGAAGCGTTATACTTTAAAATCAACGAAAAAAATATTGGCGAACTTTCGGCCATGGATATCGATGAACTGAGTCTGTGGTTTCAGGAACTTGAACCGCATTTATCCGAAAAACAAAAAGCAATCGCCACCGAAATTGTAAAAGAAATACGCGCGCGTTTGAGTTTCCTGGTCGATGTAGGATTAAACTATCTGTCGTTAAATCGTAGTTCCAAATCCCTTTCGGGTGGTGAAGCCCAACGAATCCGACTGGCTACACAAATCGGTTCCCAGCTGGTTGGTGTCTTGTATATTCTGGACGAACCGAGTATCGGATTGCACCAACGCGACAACGAACGTCTGATTCGCTCGCTGGAGCAATTGCGTGATATCGGAAATTCGGTTATTGTAGTAGAACACGACAAAGACATGATCGAACGTGCCGATTATGTGATCGATATTGGTCCGAAAGCCGGCCGTTTTGGCGGGGAAATCATCAGTAAAGGAACGCCGCAGGAATTGTTATCCGAAAAAACCTTAACCGCCTCCTATCTCAACGGAACCATGGAAATTGCAATTCCGGAAGTACGTCGTGAAGGAAACGGAAAAGTATTAAAACTGAGTGGTGCCACCGGAAACAACCTGAAAAACGTAAGCGTTGAATTTCCGTTAGGAAAACTTATCTGTGTAACCGGCGTATCAGGAAGCGGGAAATCAACGTTGATTAACGAAACGCTTTATCCGATTCTGAATGCCCACTTTTTTAATGCCGTTAAAAAACCGCAACCGTATAAAAAAATTGAAGGACTGGAGCATATCGACAAAGTAATCGATATTGATCAAAGTCCGATTGGCCGTACGCCACGTTCCAATCCGGCAACGTATACGGATGTATTTTCGGAAATCCGAACCCTGTTTACCCAAACTCCGGAAGCGATGATCCGTGGTTATAAACCGGGACGTTTTAGTTTTAACGTATCCGGCGGACGTTGCGAAACCTGCGAAGGATCGGGTGTTCGTACGATCGAAATGAGTTTCCTACCGGACGTATATGTAGAATGTGAAACCTGTCAGGGAAAACGTTTTAATCGCGAAACACTTGAAATTCGTTATAAAGGAAAATCCATTTCCGACATTTTGGAAATGACCGTAGATGAAGCGGTTCCGTTTTTTGAAAACATTCCGAAAATCTACCGTAAAATCAAAACCATACAAGATGTCGGCTTAGGCTATATCACCCTTGGTCAGCAAAGTACAACTCTTTCCGGAGGTGAAGCACAACGGATCAAATTGGCTACCGAATTGTCCAAAAAAGACACCGGTAACACTTTCTATATATTAGACGAGCCAACAACCGGATTGCATTTTGAAGACATTCGTGTTTTGATGGAAGTAATCAACAAACTGGTCGACAAAGGCAATACCGTAGTGATCATCGAACATAATTTAGATGTGATCAAATTGGCCGATTATATAATTGACATCGGTTATGAAGGCGGAAAAGGCGGCGGACAACTGGTTACCAAAGGAACACCGGAAGAGGTTATTAAAAACCAAAAAAGTTATACCGCTAAATTCCTGAAAAAGGAATTGCATTTATAA
- a CDS encoding 5'(3')-deoxyribonucleotidase, with protein MKQRLLVDMDGVLADIYAQLIEFEYQDLGIRQSYEKMNGTSEVDTFKNALEYIFSDGFFRNLPVMEGSIEVMRQLNEQYELFIVSAAMEFPKSLTDKFYWLEEHFPFLHWKQIVMCGSKTAVKGDIMIDDHFKNLDYFNGKTLLFSQPHNISGNTKNHTRVDSWSDVAKILL; from the coding sequence ATGAAACAACGCTTATTAGTGGATATGGACGGCGTCCTGGCCGATATATATGCCCAATTGATCGAATTCGAATACCAGGACCTTGGCATCCGCCAATCTTACGAAAAAATGAATGGAACATCGGAAGTCGACACTTTTAAAAATGCTTTAGAATATATTTTTAGTGATGGCTTTTTTAGAAACCTACCGGTTATGGAAGGTAGTATCGAAGTAATGCGACAACTCAATGAGCAATACGAACTGTTTATTGTGAGCGCTGCTATGGAATTTCCCAAAAGCCTTACGGACAAATTCTATTGGTTGGAAGAACATTTTCCGTTTCTCCACTGGAAACAAATCGTGATGTGTGGTTCAAAAACGGCTGTAAAAGGTGACATTATGATCGATGATCATTTTAAAAACCTGGATTATTTTAACGGAAAAACCCTGTTGTTTTCCCAGCCGCATAATATTTCCGGAAATACAAAAAATCATACGCGTGTAGATAGTTGGTCGGATGTTGCAAAAATTTTGTTGTAA
- a CDS encoding DNA alkylation repair protein yields the protein MTFLTDLTQAFRENASVANAGPMEAYMKHHFQFYGIKAPLRKSITKQIWTLHKTEVKNNTREIGLTLLQQQQREFHYTAMEILEKELRGKFVKSDIDLIEKTVTTDSWWDTVDFLAKYLLGNYLTQFPEETDTVISRFSDSDNMWLNRSAILFQLGYKSKTDAALLFALCKKHSGSGEFFIQKAIGWALREYAKTAPKAVIKFVSETTLKPLSNREALKNL from the coding sequence ATGACTTTTCTAACTGATCTTACACAAGCCTTCCGCGAAAACGCCTCGGTAGCCAATGCCGGACCTATGGAAGCCTATATGAAACATCATTTTCAATTTTACGGCATCAAAGCACCTTTGCGAAAAAGCATCACCAAACAAATCTGGACGTTGCATAAAACCGAAGTCAAAAACAATACCCGTGAAATTGGTTTGACACTCTTACAACAACAACAACGAGAGTTTCATTATACCGCTATGGAAATATTGGAAAAGGAATTGCGCGGAAAATTTGTAAAAAGCGATATCGATCTGATCGAAAAAACCGTAACCACTGATTCATGGTGGGATACCGTCGATTTTCTTGCCAAATACCTGTTAGGCAATTACCTGACCCAATTTCCAGAAGAAACTGACACTGTGATTAGTCGGTTTTCCGATTCCGACAATATGTGGTTAAACCGATCGGCTATACTTTTTCAACTGGGTTATAAAAGCAAAACCGACGCAGCCTTATTGTTTGCCTTATGCAAAAAACATTCCGGCTCGGGTGAATTTTTTATCCAAAAAGCAATTGGCTGGGCACTGCGGGAATATGCGAAAACTGCCCCGAAAGCCGTTATAAAATTTGTTTCGGAAACCACTTTAAAACCATTAAGCAATCGGGAAGCTTTAAAAAATTTATAA
- a CDS encoding chloride channel protein produces the protein MPNKNVSPITLFLRKNLKRLEATLFFLKAILNNRQFIYLSCILVALSSALAVIVLKTFAHSVFRFANYIDNILHLPYSNSILPIVGILLTAFVIKKFLDGSIEKGTSQIMIAVAKKSGIMPRKQMYAQIITSSLTVGLGGSAGLESPITITGAAFGSNYAQKYRLNYKDRTLLLACGVAAGIAAAFNAPIAGVLFAIEVILADMSVTAFIPIMISAATGSLVTNVLLKEDILLSFHQQLSFDYHNIPYYIAIGIFAGLVSVYHARTFRKVEHFFDRYKNKTYKKALIGASMLAVLIFFFPTLFGEGYESIKILSNGNPSKILENTLLNPFKDNDIILLVFVGATMFLKVFATGLTLGSGGNGGNFAPSLFVGSYLGFCVAKFFSLIGLSDNLPVSNFTIVGMAGVLSGLFHAPLTAIFLIAEITGGYGLMVPLLIVSSISFAITKKMEIHSMDIKNLADKGQVFTSDKDKNILSSIDLSKHIRNDFTTITSDSKLENIVDLLSNTRQTLFPILNEKEELTGVINFDSIRNIIFKPFQIKYTSLQDVTEKPEAVICYDEIMETVMEKFETYHTDILFVLKDNKYLGYISKIEVLESYREKLKDMRIE, from the coding sequence ATGCCGAATAAAAACGTATCGCCTATAACCCTCTTTTTGCGAAAAAACTTAAAGCGTTTAGAAGCCACGTTATTTTTTTTAAAAGCCATTTTAAACAACCGACAGTTTATTTATTTATCCTGTATTTTAGTAGCTTTATCCTCAGCTTTGGCGGTAATCGTACTAAAAACGTTTGCACACTCAGTATTCCGTTTTGCAAATTATATCGACAACATACTTCACTTACCCTATAGTAACAGTATCCTGCCAATCGTCGGGATTTTACTGACTGCTTTTGTGATCAAAAAATTCCTGGACGGGAGTATCGAAAAAGGTACGTCCCAGATTATGATTGCCGTGGCTAAAAAATCGGGTATCATGCCCCGGAAACAGATGTATGCGCAGATTATCACAAGTTCCCTCACGGTAGGCTTGGGAGGATCGGCCGGATTGGAGTCACCGATTACCATTACCGGAGCTGCTTTCGGATCGAATTATGCGCAGAAATACCGTCTGAATTACAAAGACCGGACACTTTTATTAGCCTGTGGTGTGGCCGCTGGTATTGCTGCCGCCTTTAACGCACCCATTGCCGGTGTGTTGTTTGCCATTGAAGTGATTCTGGCCGATATGAGTGTCACCGCTTTTATCCCGATCATGATTTCGGCCGCAACCGGATCATTAGTGACCAATGTACTTTTAAAAGAAGACATCCTGTTATCCTTCCACCAACAACTCTCTTTCGATTATCACAATATCCCGTATTATATTGCTATCGGAATTTTTGCCGGACTGGTATCGGTTTACCACGCCCGGACGTTCCGAAAGGTCGAGCATTTTTTCGATCGTTATAAAAACAAAACCTATAAAAAGGCATTGATCGGCGCTTCAATGCTGGCCGTACTGATTTTCTTTTTTCCGACACTCTTTGGAGAAGGATATGAAAGCATTAAAATACTATCGAACGGAAATCCGAGCAAAATACTCGAAAACACACTTTTAAACCCGTTTAAAGACAACGATATCATTCTGTTGGTTTTTGTAGGCGCCACAATGTTTTTAAAAGTTTTTGCAACCGGACTAACCCTAGGAAGCGGCGGAAATGGCGGTAACTTTGCTCCTTCCCTTTTTGTAGGTTCCTATCTCGGTTTTTGTGTCGCTAAATTTTTTAGTTTAATCGGATTATCAGACAATCTGCCGGTAAGCAATTTTACCATTGTTGGAATGGCAGGCGTACTAAGTGGTTTGTTTCACGCACCATTAACCGCAATTTTCCTTATTGCCGAAATCACGGGTGGCTATGGATTAATGGTTCCGTTATTGATCGTTTCGTCTATCAGTTTTGCGATCACCAAAAAAATGGAAATTCATTCGATGGATATTAAAAATCTGGCCGATAAAGGTCAGGTATTTACCAGTGATAAGGACAAAAACATTCTTTCCTCGATTGATTTATCGAAACATATCCGTAATGATTTTACAACGATTACTTCCGATTCGAAACTGGAAAATATTGTCGATTTACTTTCGAATACACGACAGACGCTTTTTCCGATACTAAACGAAAAAGAAGAATTAACCGGTGTAATTAATTTTGATTCCATCCGGAATATTATTTTCAAACCTTTTCAAATCAAATACACCTCCTTACAGGATGTAACCGAAAAACCCGAAGCCGTGATCTGTTATGACGAAATCATGGAAACGGTAATGGAAAAATTCGAAACCTATCATACCGACATCCTTTTTGTTTTAAAAGACAATAAATACCTGGGGTATATTTCCAAAATCGAAGTACTGGAAAGCTATCGGGAAAAGTTAAAAGACATGCGAATCGAATAA